CCAGCATGTTGATCCACAATTACTAACGGTAGATGCATGCAGCCATCTTAGATGCCACTTAGACCACCGATGTATAATGTAGATATAACCAATAGTTTATTCTTGGGAAAAAGAATCTTGTTAGTCGTCAAAAAATGTCCAGATTGATGCGGACAAGAAAAGACCAGGATGTCCTTCCCATGTGTGCTAATGTTGTTTATATGCACCAGCACAAAAGCCACACGGTCACACAAGATTCCTTtgccccctttttcttttagatttttataataaaaaccCTATATTGTTACAAATCGAAAGCATTTATAACCTAATAATTAAAGAAGACATTCCACATAGGTGTCTATTTTTATGGCATATACATAGATGATTTCATTTTGACtcttctttaaaaaataaaaaaaataaaaaaaataaaaataaaaaaaataaaaaataaaataattgttGGATATATAAATGATTCCCAAAATTAATAAGCCACATGTTAAATTCATTAACAACCTATCTAAAGTGCATGCTTCTTAATTATTCTTTCAATAAAATTAAGGGCTAGAGAATCATGTCAGTGCGACATATGAAACACCAAACGATAGCCCTGGGGCTATTTACAATTAGCCAATTAAGAATTCTCTGATATACTAGTACTAATAGTGCATCAGAGATGCGAATCAATGGGAGGGCGCATAGAAACTTATTCAACACAAGTCAAGGGGGTGGGCAGTACAGTCTTTTTGTACCTCACACCTTCTGGGTGCTTCCTCCACCAGATTGGCAAGATTCTTTTCCCCTAGAATCAATCAGATGATGCCATTTGAGCaaattttgtttatgatttatctTAATCACGAAGTACCCCAAAATTTTCCTTCTGTTTTAATAACCTCCTAACTCTTGAACATGATTTGAGTTCTTAAAACAACTTCTAAGGTATATGACTAGATGATGACATTTGAGCTACAAATAATATCTCTTGTTAGAAATAATTGACAAAGTAAGTATGGTAGTTCTTTTGCTATTCatcaattttaaaatatgtgATGGAACCATGCTCATCTCAAATTAAAGGTCAAATTTCAATACCAAACAAGTAAGAAAGTCTCACAAAAGTCTCATAGGTAGCCCATGGGACAAATAAATAACTAACCAATGACAAACCATTTTGACAGTGGCAGTGAaggcctccctctctctctcttatacaTTTCAGTACATGGCATAAGACTATGTCGTATCTATCCAATAACCGATAGTGGCAGCCAAGGAACACCTTATTGTTTTGATAATATGAAGTACATTTTTCCCAATTTGTCTCCTATAGTAacttttcttgaaatatttttaCATCCATAATCTTGTATGTGTGAAGACAAACTATAGGCTCTCAGGAGGTCATGAGTTTCACTctcattttttttgtctttctcCTTAAGACACCTACTTTCCCGTCCCTTCCCCACCCCCACTTCCTCCCCCTCTTACTCTTTAGCATGGTTTTAGATATTGATATTAGATTTCTACAAAAANNNNNNNNNNNNNNNNNNNNaaaaaaaaaaaaaaaaggaaaaaagatattGATATTAGATCAAGCATATACATATGAGCAGTAACACTGATACCGGCACTTGTTCAATAGTGTATCGACATAATTCTCATTAGTAAGGGCAAAATCATCTACTATGAATCGATCCATATTGAGATTATACCAATATTAAAAACCTTGCTTCTATTAGTTGTAGTCAAAATTTGGTTCAAGTTAGATAGCTAGatcaaaccaaaaagagataTTGGATGTATTAAAGAAATTACACCTTATTAAAAAGGAGTGAGATGTGTTCTGAATGTGAAATCATTGGGTGGAATATTATGGCTTGTACGTGGATATCCCATAGTTGTTTCCTGTAAGTAGCATTAAGTGCTATTACTATCCCTGTTAGTTTTTATATAGTGATTTCGAACACAACAGATCTCAATCCGATCTCTTTCATTACGTAATGGGGTTTCAACTAATAATTTTTCCCTTCTCCCCCCGCGGTGAAACCATATTAAGATCAAAGTCTCCCTTGGCAAGTTATAACCGATGGCTATGAGAGAAAATCTACAACTTATCAATGATCAAGAAGCTCTTTCATGGGTTGATGACTGGTTGGCCGTGAGCCCAAATCATCAACGCCGCCATTGCTTAATTGAGATAATCAAATGAGACAACCACTGAAAACAAAGAAGCTATTAAATGAAGGGTCTGTCTCAATCGAACAATAACACTAGAAAGGATTGAGAGATCAATATAAtgtacttatatatatatatatatattatgcatTTATATATCCGTTGGAAGGATTTGATGTTACTTTGCTTTCCTCATCGTGTAAAGAGTTATGAAGATGATGTTTGTGTATTCCAAACTATTTCATCTCATTGCCTTACCACTCAATCATAGCTTGACATGTAGATgtcacgatctctctctctctctagctatTAATCCATGCCATGCAAGGTGAGGGCAatggaagagggggggggggttgtttaAGTAGGTATGGGTGTGTTGAGATGGGACTCCAAAAGAACAACCTCATTGAACCACTCCAAATTAAAGTAAGGATTATGGTCCCCTATATACAAAGCCAGCTTGAATCAATTATACCCCACCCACCAGTACCCACTACCTGCCCAACTGTGAACTGAAAAGTTCTAGTCAACCTAAACAttgaacttaagaaaataaaaagttcTCTTCAACTTCTCCCGTAGTGAAGAACTAAGGCTGCATTTGATAGttatttagaaaaatatttttgatgttttttattctatgggaacaaaaaattggaatagaacgtttggtgtcaacttggtgttttttggttttattgaaactaaaagtaaacaaaaTGTTAAAAACGAAAATGATGAAATGACAAAACCTTGTTCCATTGTTTCGGTTTaatttcaaatataaaaaaaaaaaaaaagtgaataacTAGAGTAACTATTCCTAAAAcgggttcaccaaacaccatattttgttttaaaatgatattttgacacaaaaactgaaatttttatttttaacacgAAATGTCATTTTCTGGAACTGAataactaccaaacgcagcaTAATTATTCTTAGACTTATGATATCATTGTTCTTGGAGAGTAATACTGAGCCTAGATTCATCGGTGAATtgttttatttaccaaaaaaaaaaaactagttttTCCCAAAGTTtaaatttgttttgtttcttttatggAAAATGAAATATAGATTTTACTCTCACATAATGAGTCATGGAACCCACATTGACATCTTCTGTTTCATTCTAATCCATGTGGGTCCTATGTGGATATTATTTTCTACACCACCATTGATTCACCCTCCCCCAAATGGAACCTACTGGTATCGTGTGAAACCATGATCATTATGCAAATACAATGTTATTAAAGTCCTAAAACAATAATTTAGGTAATGGATGAATCAGATGATGGGAACTACTTAGATCaaccaaattatttttaatgatGGAAGGGAAACCATTTAATCTATACGTTAGGCCTTTTTTCCCTTGGAagttcattatatatatatatatatatatgatagagACCTTAGATGTCCAATTCATAGATAAGATTGCTTGCACTTTCAGTCACGAGATACCTTTTGTAGATCTATACTGCTAAATGGAATTAGCTGTGAGTATGTTGGGACAGTGAATGATATAATTTATATATTCTTCACAAGGATTAGTTGTCCATTCGCCATGAAATATCTTTCTTTAACTACTCCAATAGAAAACGCGTTTTAAGTGGTTGGGAAGTCGATTCATTATTTATCATTTAAGTCTACAATCTCTCACATTCACTCTTTCTTCAAAAGTTGAATTtatcccccacacccccccccccccccccccccggcaaCTTTATGCATGAATTTTGTTCCTAATTAAATTTATCAATAACCATACATGATCTCAGaatatttataagaaaaaaaaaaaaaaagNNNNNNNNNNNNNNNNNNNNNNNNNNNNNNNNNNNNNNNNNNNNNNNNNNNNNNNNNNNNNNNNNNNNNNNNNNNNNNNNNNNNNNNNNNNNNNNNNNNNNNNNNNNNNNNNNNNNNNNNNNNNNNNNNNNNNNNNNNNNNNNNNNNNNNNNNNNNNNNNNNNNNNNNNNNNNNNNNNNNNNNNNNNNNNNNNNNNNNNNNNNNNNNNNNNNNNNNNNNNNNNNNNNNNNNNNNNNNNNNNNNNNNNNNNNNNNNNNNNNNNNNNNNNNNNNNNNNNNNNNNNNNNNNNNNNNNNNNNNNNNNNNNNNNNNNNNNNNNNNNNNNNNNNNNNNNNNNNNNNNNNNNNNNNNNNNNNNNNNNNNNNNNNNNNNNNNNNNNNNNNNNNNNNNNNNNNNNNNNNNNNNNNNNNNNNNNNNNNNNNNNNNNNNNNNNNNNNNNNNNNNNNNNNNNNNNNNNNNNNNNNNNNNNNNNNNNNNNNNNNNNNNNNNNNNNNNNNNNNNNNNNNNNNNNNNNNNNNNNNNNNNNNNNNNNNNNNNNNNNNNNNNNNNNNNNNNNNNNNNNNNNNNNNNNNNNNCCAccgaaatatttttttttttttcatcttattctcccccaaatttctgcctccttcttcccatcttttttctccacctaattcttctgtaacaatcgCACGAATTTactctttgttttatttctttctcataacttcatcagttcatcctaagataggggagatatcaagccttgatggataaattgaggttccgggggaccaggacagattcatatcgccgtatcaatcaatcttcttttatattgttgctttaattttgaaaaattagtgcatcttagtgcaatatgggtcttgtaAACCCAAGCAAAatgatagtgaaattttttgtggtcaatttatttatttgttttattgtagttgtaatcttgttttcactgttttggggcctaatctatttcatgagtagaaattggattacaataaccattgcttccatcgctcaatgataattttttcatagttttttactttattgtataaagtaatttgctctttctaagtatacaaatcaagttaataacttgataaataaaaaatatacaataaactataaaaataatatccgaattttttgcctgacttttatttttttaatcgaataattctcgaatccgaatccgacttcgatttttattttgttgcatttttgacagcttttttgaccgaatccttaaattaatcaatcgaattattccgaataattctcgacCCGAAtgattcccgaatccgaatttgctaactatggttgtGCTTGGCTTAATTAAGGGATCTACTATATATGGTTGGGGGTCCCAAAAACCTAGCACCCGACCCGATTGCAACCCTACTTATGGTAAGTCAATTTTAAGAGATGTCTTATTCTGAACAAAAAAACTTTTTAGGAAGCTTTTATTAGCAATAAATGAGGATTAGGGTAATGATTTAGAACAAATGAGCAAACGTAAGATCAACGCTTTAAATCCATAAAGAGTTGGATGAGGCAATAATTTGCATTCTGACCGAATAATTGAAAAGCCTAATTAATAGCCTTCATCCACAcatttcatcatttgagatCAGCTCTTTATGTTtcatagtaaaagaaaaaaaaaaaaatctgttataATTACTATCTAACAAATTTGTGTATTTATGGGTGCGTTGAAAGAAAACTATACTTAAAACAGAAATGCAAGTGCACCAAATATATAtcccttttttggtaaaacaaatGATCCAATTTAGATATATCAAATCTTTATCCTTGCACATCTGGGCCTTGGTCTGATAATTTGGAGTGTTCAATGGAGTTACTCTCTAAAGTTTTTTCACTTGATCAATTTCTCTCAATTGCATTGTTGTTTGGTTTGCATTAATTTCCTTGCTTTCAAAAAAATATAGCCATAGACCTCTATTGATTCCCCTATGGGTTTGTGCTTGACCCCATTGTGGGCCTTACTATGTAATGACCAATTAAAcctttgaacttgaaaaaaaaaaatccttattcttaaaaaataaataaatcatatgCATCAAATCATATAGTCACACTGCCACATTAGTGAACCATTGTTCTCTAGAAAATGtctaaaatataataaataataaataatgaaagaaagcTTAAGGGCCAAACAACatgcaataataataataataagggttgGGATCGTTGTGGGGCTCCATGGCCCTTGCCACCAGTGTAAAGGTCAATGAAAGCCCATACTAGGAGGTGACGTTATCATTTCACCCTCTTCTGTGTCTGTGTCTGGATGCTGACATCATGCATCTTGGCAGGGATTTTTCCACCAACACcaccaacaccaacaacaataataataataataatagtgaaAAGTTTGTTGCCACCAAATACAGCCCATTAAGTTTCAAGATCCAAATTTTGGAATCAATTAGTAAATGGGATGGACCAATTTTGGGATGAGTCTCCCAACGATTTCAGAATCGAaaaccaatttggaaatagctATAACCGTAACTGGCTTTAGACTCATTTCAAACTTGCATTTTGTCACATATTTGGTGTGAAATTTTGGAGTCAATCCATATGCATAGAAATGGAGATTTTCACTTTAATATTTtagttcatatttttatttgtatagTTATAGATGAATATTTAGTTATTTGTATGTTTATAGATAGATATTTAATGTTTGTAAGCTTAAGAATGATATTTAATTATTAGTATACTTATGAATGATATTGGTTATTTGTATGcttaactaattttttttttaagatttttggaCAATGATAGTTTCTGAAACCAATTAGGAACCGAAACCGGTCCATCCATTATTAAAAGGTTCTGGATCTCAAGTTTTGGGACTGTAAATATAAACGAGCCAGTTCTGATTTGACCCCTATAGGATCAGAACCGATTACCCCAAACTGGACCCATTTAGAAGAATGCTTACAAAGGCCAAGGCTCAAGCATGCCTACCGCTTCATCTAACCAGTTTCCAACCCCATGTTTATGGACATGGGCTCCAAATTAACCACAAaggtttgcattagaaaagccCAAATCCCTTCTATGTTTTTAGCTCTCATGAAAAAATTTAGGTTAAATTAATTGGCAAAGTTAAAAATGGACCTCTCGATAGGGTTATTAGATGGAAGATGCTAATCGGATCGTTCAGAATCTTCAGATCATTGACCTGCAGGGATCAACACCTAGGGCTTTTAAGTTTGACTGTTGGATCAAAAGGTCAGATTATTCAGAATGCGAACCACTGAGCCGATCCAGCTCACGGCCCAGTCCATTTCTTCACAATCTTGCCCAGGCTTAAACATTTGTTAGTTCTTAATTAGCTTGTGATGATACCCTGGGTTTAGCTCCTCTGGTCTAAAGGCTCTGTGATAACAAATGTTTTCAGTTTAGAGTCTCTCCACAATTGATCTATTACACAAGCTAGGTGTAGACCTACTTAGACTACAAGAACTTCTCCCAAACTTGCAATGAAAAAGGGTTCTACAATGAGCAATTTCAGCCCAAATGCAGTTTGTGAATTTggcaaattaaaaataaaattatgattgTCAGGAGAGCGCACATACTACTAAAGGAATGTATGGATATACATGGACAATATATGATTGAATCTGAGTATGACGTTTATTTCTAGGTTATTCACATCACCCTTCTAGGTGGCAAAAATGGATATACAATTCTAGAGATTTCACCTAAACTTGGTGGTCAAGAAAACATTTTTCCTAAAAATATATAATCTTATAGTTtagagaaaatatataaaggaaaaaacccCCCACACATCATAGTGCAATTCCTCTCTCATATTTTATTATGGGGAAAAAGATTTTTTGAGGTTGGGTATGTTAGTaattttgtgtctatctctctcatcctcACATGAAATCACATCGTTGCCCTCCAATGAATGATTTTGTTTTGCCACCCCTCACAGGTATGCTCCTCTATGCTGCTTGCTTAGATAACCCTCTCCCTTTTATAATTTTGTCTATTCTATTATGAATATGTGAGTCCCATGTAGAGttaatctttttctttgaacCACTGGGGTAGGGTATGTTAGCaattttgtgtctatctctctcaacCTCACATGAAATCACATTGTTGCCCTCCAATGAATGATTTTGTTTTGCTACCCCTCACTGGTATGCTCCTCTATGCTGCTTAtttagagaaccctctcccttttatAATTTTATCTATTCTATTACAAATATGTGAGTCCCATGTAGAGTTAATCTTTTTCTGTATAACTATCGATATGGCATGTAGACTCCTCCTTCCTACACTAGGAAGCATGGGGAACTCTCTCCCATAATATTATATAGAGCCAATAAGAGattatttttttcccatctTAGCCATGTAGAGCGCTCATTTGGTTAGCAATGTCAAGTTTTAGCTACCACATAGTAGATATTTATACCAGGGACAAGGGGAAGAATACTCTCAACAATAATTTTTCTCgatgaaattaattttttttttttttcagaaaattttgaaaaatggagaaattatttattaaaaaaaaaatagaaattagttGTAGGAACCATgagtcaagaatcaagatctGAACTTTTTAGTCAACTACATACTATTCAAATATGTTTAAGGTTGAGACTCATCACCTTTGAATAAAGATGCTAAGGATGAGATGAGATGAAATCATGCTTCACGTTCCTGTTTtacaaaaaattagggtttgaagtatttacTCAATCCAATCCCAACTTGCAGATAAGGCAGTTAATGTTTCAATTATACTGTACAGACTATGCATGGCCACCTATGtgcatataaaaaatcaaaaatgtACCCGAAGCATGAGattacgcagccttaccccgagaatggcATGGCTATCTCCGCACGAGGCGATGCAAATATAATACCAAATAATACTCATACTTTAAATCATAGGGTAACATTTCACATAATATTTAGCCACCTAGAGCAAACATTTGAACATTTCTCAACATGTCAATAATCCATATAAAATTTTCCAAGTGAGTTTTACATGTTAATATTTTACATGGAAACAAGTAAAGCTGCCATGGGAAATCATGGCAAACTAGTTGTGGCTGAACCAAAACATAATCACTTTCTGTAATCAACTCTATgttgaaattatttattttcaaacctCGTGAACTAAGTTTTCTTAACCTCCTCCTGCAAAGAACCCATGAACAGAGAGAAGATACATCCTTTCTTTACATATTTACGATGACAAAAATCTCCCCAAGAAAGTAGAGAGAACTTTCACAGTTGTACTCAGCATCAACACGCATATTACAGCTCTCATCAccccaaaaaatgaaagaaagccAATACCCCTACTTCCACCTCCCCTCCTCACATTGGGGGTGCCTCCTGCAGCAGCAACATCCACGCTATTGGCATTGATTCGCCTCCTACTAAAACTCGACATCCGCTCAAATGCCTGATTTATTAAGGGGCTCTCGGAGGCAGATGCAGGAGTAGCTGGTATTGTCTCCAAAATGCTCCAGAATTTAGAACTGATCCAAGATTCTTGATGTTCAACCTGATTGCCACCTTCATTCTGTCTAGCTTCAGCAATAAGATTTGGAGAACTACCAGCATGTAGAAGACCTACACATTATGGGCACATCAAGATGTTCAAAATCAGCAAAAGTAATGGCTACTTAAGAATCATTGATACTGAAAAATATGTTGATATATGTACCTGGAGTTGGCGAATCATACAACCCTTGACTAACTCCAGTTAATAAATTTATGCTGGATGTCTCCTCGTGTGTCCACAGCTCACTACTAACGTTATTTGTATAATCTGATTGGGGAGCCTGATAATTTAACTCACTTGCCATGTCACCCTGGAGTGTGTCTAAAGATGATTGTGATGTCATCCCCTGATCAACCACCAATTGATTAGATCCAGGTGATTCAAATAAGCTGGATCTCTGGTCATATGTCCACAGCCCACTGTTTAAGTTATTTGTGTCATTTGGCTGCGACGACAGCTGATAATTCAACTCGCTTGCCATGTCACCCTCGAGTGTGTCAAAATATGATTGGGACGTCATCCTCTGATCAAAAGGCCCCAGCTCTTGAAGCAACACGTCTGCATCAAAGTAAGGATAAGGTCCATCCAATCCATTTGTTTTCTGAAGCTGCAAGTTGTCGCAAGCATTCCCCATTTCTAGAAAGCTAGGTACTGGATCCCCGAGATCATCCATTTCTAAGAAATCATCCATTTCTAAGAAATCATCCACCACTACATGTTGATCCTGTTCAGAAATAGTGGGAGCAGATGAGACCTCAGGTGCCTCGCATGACTGCATATTAGAGGTATTTGACAGCGTGACCTCATAGCTAGCATGTGCAACAGATTGCTGTCCACCAGGATGCAAAACCACTATTCTTGGTTCGGTAGAAATGGCTTCCCCAACTGATGGATCCACCATAGTACTCAGGGTTTCTTCTTCACCATCAAACTACATCAATAAATAAACACAAACTGATAAATTTCACGATCTATAATAAAAACCACATTCCAACCAAAAAACATGAATGCTAACAAATATTTTAGAACGTAAATGTCAAACAAAGATACTCCTTGCAACCACCAATTAATTCCAAGGTTTAAAATTAGTACTTCTACCAGTATTTCAGTACAATCAATACACCACTATTATCATACTTAACAGAAAAGTTTTTATTCTATAATAAAAACCACATTCCAATTGAAAAACATGAATTCTAACAAAAATTTTAGAACATGTAAATGTCAAACAAGGATAACCTTTGCAACCACCAATTAATTCCAAGGTTTAGAAGTATTACTCCCAACAGTATTTCAGTAGAATCAATGCACCACTATTATCATACTTAACAGAAAAGTTTGTATTCTCAAGCTTAGATTTTTCCTCTCATAGATAATCACAAAAGAAATTTCTGACAAGGTTGCATGtgtaaaagcaaaagaaaataaaaatgaaatgaagaagaaaagtacCAGTTAGTGCATTGAAAGGTCATGCTAGTAGTAGGCTTTTCTTAAACTGACTGCTCTACCAAAACAATAACAGAAAGAGAAGATCCAAGAACACAAATGTAATATGCACAGACCACATTTGGTATTGGAAGACTAGAGACTTGAATTACCTGGTGTAATAAGTAAGCGAACTCATCAATTTGTGGTTGATCAACTTTGGGGTCATCCGCAAACTCATCAATTTGTGGTTGATCAACTTTGGGGTCATCCGCAATTCGCTCTAAAATCTTTTCTCTACCGTTCTCTGCTAGCTGACCTTCATCATGAATTGTGAAGCTATCAACGGAAGGCATTACATTAAGCAGCTGCACCGCATCAACAGGATCATCGTCGTCAGCCCATTCCTCTTCCCTGAATGGTGCCCCATATTGCTCGCCATTTTTGGGACCAGATCCACTCTTTTTGAAAACCTTATAAAGCGCAAAGTAATCCTGAAAACAGAACACAAAAGAAAAGTTCAAGAACACAGATAATTTATCAAAACTATATAGATAAAAACAAATTATTTTTAAGGGAGACCCTATTTAAAATAGACTACTGTTGCATACCTTCACATCCTGGCATCTCTTGAGCTCCTCCTCATCCATGGTATACTCATGCATCACCCAATTTGTACGATCACCACTAGGAGCACGCCCTTGGTAGAAAACCAGAGTCTTCTTCACCCCAACTTTCCTATCATTCCAGGTGATATCACGGTCCTTACCAGTCGACTTCCAGTGGCCGTGCCTGGTTGCTCTATTCATTCTAGACCCATTCGGATACCTCCTATCTCTAGGGCTAAAGAAGAACCACTGTCTGTCACCAGTCTTTAACAACGATTGACCTACAATAATTTGGGAAAACAATAAATGATCCTCAATGTAAATTGAATTCAGGAAAAGCTCAGAAACCCTAATTATATAACATAATCTTACCCTAATTATGAACAATATACTAAAtgatttcaaaagaaaaaataaatttacacAAGAACCCAAAGCTCCGATCAATCCGATGCATTCTCAATAAAGCTTAGGTCAACAATCTCAGCACACGAAAACTTCGTATCCAATCAAAACTGATAGTGTATAcagatgttgattcagatgaTAGAAACGGAGAATTTTAAGGAAAAGAAAGCGAAGGGAGAGACAAATACCCTCCAATTCTTCGGGTTCGCACTTGTAAACGTCAAGTTCTCTAATAACGTTGAGAGCTAGGCGACGGCGAcggatcttcttcttcagataatAGAGTATTAACTCCTCATCGGTGGGATGGAATCGGAATCCGGGAGGCCATCTAGTATCACTAAAATCATTATGAGAGCGATTAGATACCCTCATTTCTCTACACTTTGATTCGCAAACCGCcggaaaacaagaaaagaaagataaaaaaaaccctaacacCAGATGAACTGGAATCAACACTTCTAAGATCGAACTCAACTCTTAGGAGGGATTCTTCCACCCCTCCAAAAACGAACTTCAATCACAATCAGAACCCAAGAAGCTCCTCACAGCCCCTCTTTATCGAATCTGATCGGAAGATAGAATCGATGTCCAAATAGATAGTGGTCGTTGGGTCAAAAATCGCAAAAGTGGTcagagaggaagaaggatgggatGGGCCGCAGCACCTGAAGGGAAGTTTCCGATAAGAAAGTTCCTATTAAAAtattaaggatgatttggtcTATTAATAAGAAGCCAGGGCTATTTACGTCATTCATCAGCTTATAATTTACCAACAGGCGGCACATGgtggtatttttgtaaattcaCTGCTAGAAATATcgggctctttt
This genomic stretch from Macadamia integrifolia cultivar HAES 741 chromosome 2, SCU_Mint_v3, whole genome shotgun sequence harbors:
- the LOC122071991 gene encoding NAC domain-containing protein 17-like isoform X1; amino-acid sequence: MRVSNRSHNDFSDTRWPPGFRFHPTDEELILYYLKKKIRRRRLALNVIRELDVYKCEPEELEGQSLLKTGDRQWFFFSPRDRRYPNGSRMNRATRHGHWKSTGKDRDITWNDRKVGVKKTLVFYQGRAPSGDRTNWVMHEYTMDEEELKRCQDVKDYFALYKVFKKSGSGPKNGEQYGAPFREEEWADDDDPVDAVQLLNVMPSVDSFTIHDEGQLAENGREKILERIADDPKVDQPQIDEFADDPKVDQPQIDEFAYLLHQFDGEEETLSTMVDPSVGEAISTEPRIVVLHPGGQQSVAHASYEVTLSNTSNMQSCEAPEVSSAPTISEQDQHVVVDDFLEMDDFLEMDDLGDPVPSFLEMGNACDNLQLQKTNGLDGPYPYFDADVLLQELGPFDQRMTSQSYFDTLEGDMASELNYQLSSQPNDTNNLNSGLWTYDQRSSLFESPGSNQLVVDQGMTSQSSLDTLQGDMASELNYQAPQSDYTNNVSSELWTHEETSSINLLTGVSQGLYDSPTPGLLHAGSSPNLIAEARQNEGGNQVEHQESWISSKFWSILETIPATPASASESPLINQAFERMSSFSRRRINANSVDVAAAGGTPNVRRGGGSRGIGFLSFFGVMRAVICVLMLSTTVKVLSTFLGRFLSS
- the LOC122071991 gene encoding NAC domain-containing protein 17-like isoform X2 gives rise to the protein MRVSNRSHDDFSDTRWPPGFRFHPTDEELILYYLKKKIRRRRLALNVIRELDVYKCEPEELEGQSLLKTGDRQWFFFSPRDRRYPNGSRMNRATRHGHWKSTGKDRDITWNDRKVGVKKTLVFYQGRAPSGDRTNWVMHEYTMDEEELKRCQDVKDYFALYKVFKKSGSGPKNGEQYGAPFREEEWADDDDPVDAVQLLNVMPSVDSFTIHDEGQLAENGREKILERIADDPKVDQPQIDEFADDPKVDQPQIDEFAYLLHQFDGEEETLSTMVDPSVGEAISTEPRIVVLHPGGQQSVAHASYEVTLSNTSNMQSCEAPEVSSAPTISEQDQHVVVDDFLEMDDFLEMDDLGDPVPSFLEMGNACDNLQLQKTNGLDGPYPYFDADVLLQELGPFDQRMTSQSYFDTLEGDMASELNYQLSSQPNDTNNLNSGLWTYDQRSSLFESPGSNQLVVDQGMTSQSSLDTLQGDMASELNYQAPQSDYTNNVSSELWTHEETSSINLLTGVSQGLYDSPTPGLLHAGSSPNLIAEARQNEGGNQVEHQESWISSKFWSILETIPATPASASESPLINQAFERMSSFSRRRINANSVDVAAAGGTPNVRRGGGSRGIGFLSFFGVMRAVICVLMLSTTVKVLSTFLGRFLSS